Within the Montipora foliosa isolate CH-2021 chromosome 11, ASM3666993v2, whole genome shotgun sequence genome, the region ATGCCAACTATGTTTCCCAGAGGATGCGACAGCTGGCGCGTCTTCTCCAGACGCTCCGTCTTCAAAATAAAAGGAATGATGCGACCTTAGAAGAGTTTATCGACACGTCAATGTTTGATACTCTGGTGGATGCAGTTAAGGAACTGTGTAGATTTGACGAAGAGTCACGACTGGAGATCGGCATCCCGTCACTGGCGTTAAAGCTGGGCCATAGCCTCAAGAAGTGCGCTCAAGTCCTCAAGAGTTCCGCCCTGCGGAAAAAAGatgaagacaaaataaagaggGCAAAACGTTTCCTTGACCTCTATGAAGCTGACTGGACCTCTAAAATCAGCTCAAGATCCCTGGCTTCATTGGGATCAAGGAAACAGAACAAAATAGAGTACCTGCCCCTGGCGGAAGACTTGTCCTTGTTAAGGAAGCACCTCGATTTAAAAATTGCGGCTTTGTCAAAGGTTTTGACAGAAACTAAGAAAGTTGAAAGCTGGAATAAATTGGCCAAGGCTACGCTGGCCAAAATCATAATCTTCAACAAACGAAGGTCCGGTGAGACAGCCACACTTGAAATTGAGCAGTTCCAACGTCGGCCGGACTGGTCCAAGTGTAGCAGTTCCTTAAAGGAGTCCTTGACACCCTTAGAAAGGCGCCTGTGTGAAAGGTAACATTACTTCAAATGTAACTGTAATAGAAACAATATTTCGATTGTAATCTAGTATCAGTTAGACCCAAAGAACACAAAAACTGAATAAACCTCGCAACAAAACGATTGACATGTTTTGATTATCATTAGAACACGACTTGATTTTCTTTAGTCTCGACCTTAAATGCTCTAAGGTCACGTCATCAGCACGTTTACAAACTCAATCAAGTTCTTTGATGTCCTCGAAAATTTTTGAGGTAACAACTATTAAGCTACTAAAATAGAAAACGCTACTGAGAGAGAAAGGAAAGCATCAAGAAGATGCCGCGTAACAAACTCTTAGCATGAGAAATACCAAGGAAGTAGCGAGCCTCTCTATGGGTACCCACGGTCTTCGTTTTCTTCccgatttttttgcaaatattcgttttcttttaaagaAGTTCTTCGTTTTTCGGCTTGAAATGGTTTAAACGTTTATTTAGTGTTATTCATAGTTGATATATAAATATTTCACTTCAATAGCAAAAAGCATAACTCACTCAATATgatgaaatatttgaaataaaacacaaactcGTTGATCGTTTTCATTGTTTGACATTTGTGGGCGGTCAAGACAGCGAGTTACAGACATGACAGACCTGGTCACTGTGGTCAAACCCTGACAACCCTTTAAGACATTCTAGACCAAATTTATCACTTAATTATTCTATTATCATTTCTTATCGTTTCTTCATTTTGTCGACTTAGGTCTTGAATGGAACTAAAAATCTTAAGTCGATTACTTCTCCCTATAAAACAGTAAAAACAACAAAGTTGACCACGAGTGTTGGTCAGTGATATGCTTACCTTAGCTTTTAAGCCTTTCTCAAGAGCTTGCAAGCATCCGTGCTCACATAACGTCGTTCGGCTCCACCACGGCTTTACAGAAGGCGTTTCGGTATCTTTTGAGTTGATGGTATATAGAGAATACTTGACTTCTAGTCGAAATCTGCCATGAATAAATTGTGACCTCAATTGTATTCTGTATACCGCGAGGTTAAAGATCAGCGCCACGACCAACATGAGGTCACATGATACGAATGAAATCGAATCCATTGGTTAGTGGGTTCTCATTGACGTTATTAATGTCATTAATGATTGCATTATCAGTGGACTATTTTTGTCGTTTTCAGCCTTGTAATCCCTTGTAATGGCATCATGTGGTTTTCGCAACAGCGACTGGACAACGTTGTCAAAATCGCAGTGAAATGTAATCAAACGCCAAAATTCAGAAATAACAGATATTTTCTGTAGTGTTTACgagttttgacaatttttatatCTGACGGTTCAATTTGATCGCGCAAATTTTGGTCAATTTTCAGATCTTCGCTTCAATCTTGAGATCTTCGTTTTTTCCAGAGGTAGAGGGTTCTATTTTCACAGAGGTcaaatgaattttgtttcttccCCTCTTGTCTTGTGCCAGTATATCTGGTTCATCATATTGAAGTTTTCAACCTGCTTTACAAATACCGAGATTGTGTTTAGAAGTCTCTTGCTTACTTTGTTTTGCATGGTCTATATTAAATCCTCAGGCTAGATCTGATTGAAATCTCGGGGAAAAGGAGCAGAAAAGTTCCCATCCTCCTTACCCCTGAGACAAAGACCGCAGTGGCACTTCTAATCGAGAAACGACCGGACAGTATCCCTAAAgaaaacaagtttgtttttgcccGAGCTAGTAAGGGGTCCTTGGGCCATCTCCGTGGATGGGACTGTGTCTCAGATAGCGTAAAAGAGATTCAAGCTACTTTAAAGAAGCCCAAAGAAATCACCAGCACAAAACTGCGCAAATATATAGCGACAGTCTCCCAGGCAGCCGCTTTAACGGAAGTGGACGTCGATTGGTTGGCGCGCCACCTCGGGCACGACGTTAGGGTGCACAGGGAATTTTACCGGCTCCACGAGTCCACTACAGAGTTGGCAAAAGTCAGCAAACTGCTGATGGCAGTCGACTCGGGCAACATCAGGGGTGTCGTGGGTAAAAGCCTCGCAGAGATGACCGTCGAAGGTACTTCATAATGAAAATTTATGATAACTTGGAAACGATTATCTAACTCACGAACAATGTTTCGAGGCATGCTTGGGATAGGGGTCCTGAAGTCTTTTTCTTTCCACCAACTTTTTCAAACTTCAGCCCCTTGCCTGGCTacctggctccagttgttcaaaaggtggataacgctatccacccgATATCCAGCATAATTCATGGCGGaatcaattgcgctatccaatggatagtgcactatccattggatagcgcaattggatCAACATGTGGATAACGCTATCAACAAGATgaattatccaccttttgaacaactggggcctggtgaaTTTCGTAATATAGATTGTACCTTGAGAATGACAGTTCCCCAGCTTGTGTGAAACTTGCTAACGTGCAATACCGACGTACAAATTACAATTTGCCTAGTACTAAATCGAAATTGTTATAACAAAGTATAGggtattaattaacaattattcttcgagcccgaatgggctctgagtcaatagcccatgaggccgaaggccgaatgggctattgactcagaggccatgagggcgagaggaataattgttttagtaaaatccaactagttggtcaaaaaaatatcgagacaaaacatctttcgctagttaaagctagactttaattgttgttttggttttcaaagccggcgcttttcgctactagtgggctataacaaatagcctactagtagctcaaccaatcagaatgcagcattgataatagaccactagttggattttactaatatttGTTATTCACTTGGcagatattcccgatataacaaATGACAGTGCATCAGAAGGTGAGTCAGTAAGGGACATgaagacattaatttttaagtAAGGTAAACTTAGGAAGAGTTAAAGTGAATTATTTAAAGCTGGATTGAGAAGATTTTGCTTTGACATTGGGAGTATTTTCAGAGAGTTCACTTACTGATAAATACTAGTTATTCATGATTGCATTCGTTCTTTCAGAATCCTCCTCGGAAGAAGAGAACAACGGGAACGAGGATACCATAGAAAGTCAATGTAAGTCATGACTACCCATATTATTAGACGTTGATATGATCAGATGAGGAACGGTTGAATAATGAACATGAAAACAATTTTATCAAACTCGATCATATCTGTCAAAGgtaaatttcttttcaaaaacagatgtttcatatggtaccatcacattgctgttacgtgatacaatGTTGTAGTGCCaaaccttctaataagaacgttactTGAAAGCTTTGAAACTGGATTGACCCACTTTAAGCAAGTTTTAAAGTACTTATTGCGCAACTGGTAAAGTTGATAAGAATTCATGGATTAAAACCTTATGTATTCCAGGTCATCCTCGAAGTTCAGATGAGACAGATGTGGATGATGCCACATTGCGTATGCCAAAAAGAACCAAAAGTAAGTCAAGCTACTGACAAAAGATTGCACAATAACTGCTCATAAATATTTCGCATATGGTGGAAATCAAACACTTTGCTgagcaaattaatatgtaatgCAAACAACGGTCCTGCATGACCTTTAGACAAAATATGTATTTTTCAATTGCTGGCAAAATAATGGTAAGGCGAATATAGCCCCATGTCCTAGACATCTTGACCATTTACATTACAGGTCCACGGGTAAGCTCAAATGGAAAGAGAGCTCTAGAGCAGACGCCGACTTCCCACATAAGTAAGTTAATAAAAACTACAGTTAAATCTGGCCGGCACATtagctaaaaacaaaaacacgataAAATCTTCGAGGTTtgataaattttattggaaATTAAGCTTGATAATCGAAATCATGCAATTAAGAAGTTTACCCATAAAACTAAAGCAAATAATTGCTAACAGAGACCCAAACTCTCCCTTAATCATATGGTCcttacggccccgcgcgcgctttcattgcgcaactattgggaaaatccctgtatgagggccgtacgcattagcgcgagcaggggcccgtttctcgaaagtctgaAACTTTACGTGCCATTTACGGGagtcacaattccctctttatctcaagaacggagaggatttgagtcgtcaaactttacagtcagtttgcattttgttatcttgaaaacatgttaaaagatcggctttcctcaacaagcggttggcaggttcacaaatggcttttcgggcccggaaagttttcgggactttcgagaaacgggccccagggccgAAAAAGGCCGTCCCTGCTAGGAgcacgtactgctccgtgcggtgcaattttaggggatttcgtcgcttttaaacatccaagtaatttacagccagaaaagcaagtGCAAACAGTATATTCGATAAACTTTCTGggcagatttttgtttttttattttgccctaacttcatcttctgagtgctcttaaatagtgtaaagagcccatatgataaaatgcttattgactgagtttaggtctggccggacaggaaaatatttggccctcggtcatggcgcacagatctcgctgcgctcggtccgtacgccaagACCTCGCGCCAAATATTTTCTCTTCCTGCCCGACCtcaactcagtcaataagtacatagtctTAGACTTATTATGACGAAATATATTATGGCTCTTTTAATAACTTGACATGCGTATTTTAGGTCCTGATTTCtccaaaggtaaaaaaaaagtctCAGCAAATGCTACAGAACCGAGGAGTAAGAAAAGTAAGCTAAGTAAAGATTGTgtggaaaaaaaggcaaaaattcTTAGTTCATACACTTACATTACACCCCGAATGCTTTTGAGTGAATGAAGAGATATTTCTCCTATTATACCACGACATGAAGACACTAATTTAAGTAAGGTAAACTTAGGAAGAGTTAAAGTGAATTGTGGAGCTGGGTCTAATGATCTGATGAGGGAAAGATTTTGTTCAGTGGAGCAACTTTACGGTAGTAATACATAAGAAttagaactttatttaaagctgGATTGAGAAGATTTTGCTTTGACATTGGGAGTATTTTCAGAGAGTTCACTTACTGATAAATACTAGTTATTCATGATTGCATTCGTTCTTTCAGAATCCTCCTCGGAAAAAGAGGACAACGGGAACGAGGATACCATAGAAAGTCAATGTAAGTCATGACTACCCATATTATTAGACGTTGATATGATCAGATGAGGAACGGTTGAATAATGAACATGAAAACAATTTTATCAAACTCGATCATATCTGTCAAAGgtaaatttcttttcaaaaaccGAATAAAGTCGATAAAAGGGTAAGATTCTTTGTTTCTAAGATCATACAACATTTTTAACTGAATCATAAGTCTCAGCCAGGCAATGTCGCAGTCCATATCGAGTGGGTGTGTGGAGGGGTTAAT harbors:
- the LOC137975590 gene encoding uncharacterized protein gives rise to the protein MPYFQQLTRSQYPRNCKQGRANQDSSDDSSSPVNTDDDCLSSVYDPDDDEDDDEDDEDEAQSSKNASLPDEENFHTSRSQQADVFKKVVMAKNACSSDSEDTIDDCAACSLQIEEQVKPIERPSEKGTSPNISISASKAHMCMFCERKFQKLSRHQRRRHKEEPSVAAAMKLKEGSDEQILAFEKIRLLGDYHHNCNVLALGEGELIVVRNPSKLKSDSKFLPCPHCLGFFKGDELWRHCLICPHKTTTDEKKWKKVQVEAKLLLPTCSFSTADVDAQLYKNVISSMRNDSISSIARRDQLITNFGAAIFEKVGIKNANYVSQRMRQLARLLQTLRLQNKRNDATLEEFIDTSMFDTLVDAVKELCRFDEESRLEIGIPSLALKLGHSLKKCAQVLKSSALRKKDEDKIKRAKRFLDLYEADWTSKISSRSLASLGSRKQNKIEYLPLAEDLSLLRKHLDLKIAALSKVLTETKKVESWNKLAKATLAKIIIFNKRRSGETATLEIEQFQRRPDWSKCSSSLKESLTPLERRLCERLDLIEISGKRSRKVPILLTPETKTAVALLIEKRPDSIPKENKFVFARASKGSLGHLRGWDCVSDSVKEIQATLKKPKEITSTKLRKYIATVSQAAALTEVDVDWLARHLGHDVRVHREFYRLHESTTELAKVSKLLMAVDSGNIRGVVGKSLAEMTVEDIPDITNDSASEESSSEEENNGNEDTIESQCHPRSSDETDVDDATLRMPKRTKSPRVSSNGKRALEQTPTSHISPDFSKESSSEKEDNGNEDTIESQCKS